The following proteins are encoded in a genomic region of Devosia lucknowensis:
- the cckA gene encoding cell cycle histidine kinase CckA, whose protein sequence is MSRFGTVSSALEQIIMASTPLGEGSYPEPVLDSGRGGAGLWRVLLLAIVLVVVAVVFSLFGDSIPPELVMTFVGLLAVAGVFFLFGIAAGLFRFSTSDDGRTLSHAVVDSLPFGAVIADREGKITYVNQHYGSFPGAITNGVPVGVPRLFSGYADAGEAIYRLSRAARDGRSAIEDIRVPGGLGGSQSEASRVFWYRVSVRPLPQTEDARKPLVAWQVEDITRDRENNETAFRDLQRAIDYLDHSPSGFFSADAQGRIQYLNSTLADWLGYDLAEFNAGQLSLSDIVRGDGASLLMRGRGDGEIRTEIIDIDLVRRNGTSLPVRLLHRAARLADGELGETRTLVLDMSSAPDTEEELRAAEVRFSRFFNDTPFAIATLDGDGRIVRTNAPFGRIFHWAGEDKSLELQPLRDLIGEASRDKFVRALADASAQRSEVEPVDAVLSAEGEHAVRLYISASEASAGSPERVNVYALDMTDQRKLEAQFAQSQKMQAVGQLAGGVAHDFNNLLTAIIGFSDLLLLKHKPGDPSFSELMQIKQNANRAAGLTRQLLAFSRRQTLRPQVLELPLIVDDLTVLLKRMIGEKNNLTVEHGRNIWPVRADVVQLEQVIINLVVNARDAMPNGGSITIRTANVTEADTTGMKFEGLAAADYVLIDVEDTGTGMSAEVLAKIFEPFFTTKELGKGTGLGLSTVYGIVKQTEGFIYPVSTVGVGTTFKIFLPRYVPTAEEAAAKAAVAAAPAKDLTGHERILLVEDEESVRAFSARALKATGYEVFEADGGEEAIEVLEDLDYQVDLIISDVVMPEMDGPTMLKVIRDKMPNLKIIFVSGYAEESVRRDIEDDQSVDFLPKPYSLDQINSKVKDVLRRMDKAE, encoded by the coding sequence ATGTCCCGATTCGGGACTGTCTCAAGCGCGCTGGAGCAGATCATCATGGCATCGACGCCGCTCGGCGAGGGCAGCTATCCCGAACCCGTCCTGGATAGCGGGCGCGGTGGCGCAGGCTTGTGGCGCGTCCTGTTGCTGGCCATCGTGCTGGTGGTGGTCGCCGTGGTGTTTTCGCTGTTCGGCGACAGCATCCCGCCCGAGCTGGTGATGACCTTTGTCGGCCTGCTGGCCGTGGCCGGGGTTTTCTTCCTGTTCGGCATTGCGGCAGGCCTCTTCCGCTTCTCGACCAGCGACGACGGGCGAACCCTCAGCCATGCCGTGGTGGACAGCCTGCCGTTCGGCGCGGTGATCGCCGATCGCGAGGGCAAGATCACCTATGTGAACCAGCATTACGGGAGCTTTCCCGGCGCCATCACCAATGGCGTACCGGTGGGCGTTCCGCGCCTCTTTTCTGGATATGCCGATGCCGGGGAAGCCATCTACCGGCTTTCCCGCGCCGCGCGGGACGGCCGCAGCGCCATCGAGGACATCCGCGTGCCCGGTGGGCTGGGCGGGTCGCAGTCGGAAGCCAGCCGCGTTTTCTGGTACCGTGTTTCGGTGCGGCCGCTGCCGCAGACCGAGGATGCCCGCAAGCCGCTGGTGGCCTGGCAGGTCGAAGACATCACCCGCGACCGCGAGAACAACGAAACGGCCTTTCGTGACCTGCAGCGGGCCATCGATTACCTCGACCATTCGCCTTCGGGGTTCTTCTCGGCCGATGCGCAGGGCCGCATCCAGTATCTCAATTCGACGCTGGCCGACTGGCTGGGATACGACCTCGCCGAGTTCAATGCCGGTCAACTTTCGCTGTCCGACATCGTCCGCGGCGACGGCGCTTCGCTGCTGATGCGGGGCAGGGGTGACGGAGAAATCCGTACCGAGATCATCGATATCGACCTCGTGCGTCGCAACGGCACGTCGCTGCCCGTGCGCCTGCTGCATCGCGCCGCGCGCCTCGCGGACGGCGAGCTGGGCGAAACCCGCACGCTGGTGCTCGACATGTCGAGTGCGCCCGATACCGAGGAAGAGCTGCGCGCCGCCGAAGTGCGTTTCTCGCGCTTTTTCAACGATACGCCCTTTGCCATCGCGACGCTGGACGGCGACGGTCGGATCGTGCGCACCAATGCGCCGTTCGGGCGCATTTTCCATTGGGCCGGCGAGGACAAGAGCCTCGAACTTCAGCCGTTGCGCGACCTGATCGGGGAGGCGAGCCGCGACAAATTCGTGCGCGCACTGGCCGATGCCTCGGCGCAGCGGTCCGAGGTAGAACCGGTCGATGCGGTTCTGAGCGCCGAAGGCGAGCATGCGGTGCGCCTCTATATTTCCGCCTCGGAAGCAAGCGCGGGATCGCCCGAACGGGTCAATGTCTATGCGCTCGACATGACCGACCAGCGCAAGCTCGAGGCGCAGTTTGCGCAGAGCCAGAAGATGCAGGCGGTCGGCCAGCTCGCCGGCGGCGTGGCGCACGACTTCAACAACCTGCTCACGGCCATCATCGGCTTTTCGGATCTGCTGCTGCTCAAGCACAAGCCCGGTGATCCCTCGTTCAGCGAGCTGATGCAGATCAAGCAGAACGCCAACCGTGCCGCCGGCCTCACCCGCCAGCTGCTGGCCTTCTCGCGCCGGCAGACGCTGCGGCCGCAGGTGCTGGAGCTGCCGCTGATCGTCGACGACCTCACGGTGTTGCTCAAGCGCATGATCGGCGAGAAGAACAATCTCACGGTCGAGCATGGCCGCAATATCTGGCCTGTGCGTGCCGACGTGGTGCAGCTCGAGCAGGTGATCATCAATCTCGTGGTCAATGCGCGCGACGCGATGCCCAATGGCGGCTCGATCACCATTCGCACGGCCAACGTGACCGAGGCGGATACGACAGGCATGAAGTTCGAGGGCCTGGCGGCCGCCGACTATGTGCTGATCGACGTCGAGGATACCGGGACGGGCATGAGCGCGGAAGTTCTGGCCAAGATCTTCGAGCCGTTCTTTACCACCAAGGAACTGGGAAAGGGCACGGGCCTGGGGCTCTCGACGGTCTATGGCATCGTCAAGCAGACCGAAGGCTTCATCTATCCGGTGTCGACCGTGGGCGTGGGCACGACGTTCAAGATTTTTCTGCCACGCTACGTGCCGACGGCCGAGGAAGCCGCGGCCAAGGCTGCCGTCGCCGCCGCCCCGGCAAAGGATCTTACCGGACACGAGCGCATTCTGCTGGTCGAAGACGAGGAGAGCGTGCGCGCCTTCTCCGCCCGCGCCCTCAAGGCTACCGGCTACGAGGTGTTCGAGGCCGATGGTGGCGAAGAGGCCATCGAGGTGCTCGAAGACCTCGACTACCAGGTGGACCTCATCATCTCCGACGTGGTGATGCCCGAAATGGACGGGCCGACCATGCTCAAGGTCATTCGCGACAAGATGCCCAATCTCAAGATCATCTTCGTGTCCGGCTACGCCGAAGAAAGCGTTCGCCGCGATATCGAGGACGACCAGAGCGTCGACTTCCTGCCCAAGCCCTATTCGCTCGACCAGATCAATTCCAAGGTCAAGGACGTGCTGCGGCGCATGGACAAGGCGGAGTAG
- the flhB gene encoding flagellar biosynthesis protein FlhB: MSDEAPEQDSKTEDPSQKKLDDAHKKGDVAKSQEVTTWFMLLGSAVVFAMLSPWVSSELGRSLALIIMNADQFDVEGAGFSNFFNGLAFAVIGVTTIPLVILMVCGILANLVQHRPVWSVDPITPKLSKISPLSGAKRLFSPDALVNFGKGLVKIALVGVIVVVVCWPERDRLETMVTVEPIMILLDFQEIGIKIFMAVLAVVTAIAAADFFYMRQKWWKRQMMTVQETREEYKQQEGDPHVKGRLRQLRQERSRKRMMAAVPDATVVITNPTHFAVALKYDKSMAAPICVAKGADAVAFRIRELAKENDVPIVENPPLARALFAAVDIDDTIPGEHFKAVAEVIGFVMRLKRSGGGWRPSA; the protein is encoded by the coding sequence ATGTCGGACGAAGCCCCGGAACAAGACTCCAAAACAGAAGACCCTTCCCAAAAGAAGCTCGACGATGCCCACAAGAAGGGCGATGTCGCCAAGAGCCAGGAAGTCACCACCTGGTTTATGCTGCTGGGTTCGGCGGTGGTCTTTGCAATGCTGTCGCCATGGGTGAGCAGCGAACTGGGCCGCTCGCTGGCGCTGATCATCATGAATGCCGACCAGTTCGACGTTGAAGGTGCGGGCTTTTCAAACTTCTTCAACGGTCTGGCATTTGCTGTCATCGGCGTGACGACCATTCCGCTCGTGATCCTCATGGTGTGCGGCATCCTTGCCAATCTGGTGCAGCACCGGCCTGTCTGGTCGGTCGATCCAATCACGCCGAAGCTGTCGAAGATTTCGCCACTCAGCGGCGCCAAGCGATTGTTCTCGCCCGATGCGCTCGTCAATTTCGGCAAGGGCCTCGTCAAGATCGCATTGGTCGGGGTGATCGTCGTCGTGGTGTGCTGGCCGGAACGGGACCGGCTGGAGACCATGGTTACCGTCGAGCCGATCATGATCCTGCTCGATTTCCAGGAAATCGGGATCAAGATCTTCATGGCCGTGCTGGCCGTGGTGACTGCCATCGCGGCCGCTGATTTCTTCTACATGCGGCAGAAATGGTGGAAGCGTCAGATGATGACGGTCCAGGAAACGCGCGAGGAATACAAGCAGCAAGAAGGCGACCCCCACGTGAAGGGCCGCCTGCGGCAATTGCGGCAGGAGCGGTCGCGCAAGCGCATGATGGCGGCGGTGCCCGATGCAACCGTGGTCATCACCAACCCGACCCACTTTGCCGTGGCGCTCAAGTACGACAAGTCCATGGCGGCGCCGATCTGCGTAGCCAAGGGCGCGGACGCGGTGGCGTTCCGCATCCGCGAGCTGGCCAAGGAAAATGACGTCCCCATCGTCGAAAATCCGCCGCTGGCGCGAGCGCTGTTCGCAGCGGTCGATATCGACGACACCATTCCGGGCGAGCATTTCAAGGCCGTCGCCGAGGTGATCGGCTTCGTGATGCGCCTCAAGCGCTCCGGCGGTGGCTGGCGGCCAAGCGCGTAG
- the fliR gene encoding flagellar biosynthetic protein FliR, with product MTLSLDWLPATAFTYFILFMRIGAMLMLMPALGEQTIPVRMRLGFALAFTFVVFPLLSSVIPAMPDDLTGIIGLLFHELAVGLIIGAIIRITVMATTVAGTIVAFQTGLSGALAADPTQAGAQGAVFSSFLSFLGITLIFATDLHHMALAAIYDSYMVFSPTDPLMFDDAMQIAIRTVANAFMVGVQMSAPFIVFGLVFNLGAGILARLMPQLQVYFVLMPANIIVGLLLFAILLVMMMGWYITAFENHLAMWRG from the coding sequence GTGACGCTCAGCCTCGACTGGCTGCCGGCCACCGCCTTCACCTATTTCATTTTGTTCATGCGCATTGGCGCCATGCTTATGCTGATGCCGGCGCTGGGCGAGCAGACCATTCCGGTACGCATGCGCCTCGGCTTTGCCCTGGCGTTCACGTTCGTTGTTTTTCCATTGTTGAGCTCGGTCATTCCCGCCATGCCTGATGACCTCACCGGGATCATCGGCCTGCTTTTCCACGAGCTGGCCGTCGGGCTGATCATCGGCGCAATCATCCGGATCACGGTCATGGCGACAACAGTGGCCGGTACGATCGTCGCGTTCCAGACCGGTCTTTCGGGCGCCCTGGCCGCAGACCCGACGCAGGCCGGTGCACAGGGAGCGGTGTTTTCCAGCTTTCTGTCGTTCCTCGGTATCACGCTGATCTTTGCCACCGATCTCCACCACATGGCGCTGGCGGCGATCTACGACAGCTACATGGTGTTTTCGCCCACCGACCCGCTGATGTTCGACGACGCGATGCAGATCGCCATACGAACGGTGGCCAACGCCTTCATGGTCGGCGTCCAGATGTCGGCTCCCTTCATTGTGTTCGGTCTTGTGTTCAACCTGGGCGCTGGCATCCTGGCCCGCCTGATGCCGCAGCTGCAGGTCTACTTCGTGCTGATGCCCGCCAACATCATCGTCGGCCTGCTGCTGTTCGCGATTCTCCTCGTGATGATGATGGGCTGGTACATCACCGCCTTCGAGAATCATCTGGCGATGTGGAGGGGTTAG
- the fliQ gene encoding flagellar biosynthesis protein FliQ, producing MTGAEVLDIASQGIWTLIIVSMPMMLVGLIVGVVIALFQALTQIQEMTLVFVPKIIAIFVTMLLTLPFLGATMAGYMDRVVDMIIVGG from the coding sequence ATGACCGGCGCAGAAGTGCTCGACATTGCCAGCCAGGGCATCTGGACGCTGATCATCGTGTCGATGCCGATGATGCTGGTGGGTCTGATCGTCGGCGTGGTGATCGCGCTGTTCCAGGCGCTGACCCAGATCCAGGAAATGACGCTGGTCTTCGTGCCCAAGATCATCGCGATCTTCGTGACCATGCTGCTCACCCTACCGTTTCTCGGGGCGACCATGGCCGGCTATATGGATCGCGTGGTCGACATGATCATCGTGGGCGGCTGA
- a CDS encoding flagellar hook-basal body complex protein FliE, whose amino-acid sequence MAINAPFNAAAAAYGNASRLINQAAKPQADLTATAPAAGGNFADLLAQNVQGLVDHGKQADQMALDMVNGKANVVDMVTALSETEMAIESMVTIRDRVISAYEEIMRMPI is encoded by the coding sequence ATGGCTATCAACGCTCCCTTCAATGCCGCTGCCGCCGCTTACGGCAATGCCAGCCGGCTGATCAACCAGGCCGCCAAGCCGCAGGCGGACCTGACCGCGACGGCCCCGGCCGCCGGTGGCAATTTCGCCGACCTCCTGGCACAGAACGTTCAGGGTCTGGTCGACCACGGCAAGCAGGCCGACCAGATGGCGCTCGACATGGTGAACGGCAAGGCCAATGTCGTGGACATGGTGACAGCCCTCAGCGAAACCGAAATGGCCATCGAGAGCATGGTCACCATCCGTGACCGGGTGATCTCTGCCTATGAAGAGATCATGCGGATGCCGATCTAG
- the flgC gene encoding flagellar basal body rod protein FlgC, with the protein MDFNSSLRIAATGLHAQTARMRVIAENIANADSAGKAPGDEPYRRRIPTFQTSYDAEVGGRVVEIGRLAYDQSPFSSRYEPGHPAADANGYVQYPNVNSLIETVDMREAQRSYEANLNVVTVTRQMLGRTLDILRG; encoded by the coding sequence ATGGACTTCAATTCGTCGCTGCGCATCGCCGCTACCGGACTTCACGCCCAGACGGCGCGCATGCGTGTCATCGCTGAAAACATCGCCAATGCCGACTCGGCCGGCAAGGCGCCGGGCGACGAGCCGTATCGCCGCCGCATCCCGACCTTCCAGACCAGCTACGACGCCGAGGTTGGCGGGCGCGTGGTGGAGATTGGCCGGCTGGCCTACGACCAGAGCCCGTTCAGTTCCCGTTACGAACCGGGTCATCCGGCTGCCGATGCCAATGGCTACGTGCAGTATCCAAACGTGAACTCGCTGATCGAGACGGTCGACATGCGCGAAGCCCAGCGCAGCTACGAGGCCAATCTCAACGTGGTCACCGTGACCCGCCAGATGCTCGGGCGCACGCTCGACATCCTGCGCGGCTGA
- the flgB gene encoding flagellar basal body rod protein FlgB, translated as MGLMDMPVFSALTDKMRWHQTRQGLLAENVANADTPNYRGRDLKQYDFNERQGMMGSSAVSTTVTQPMHFSASSGEGAFAAQRMANFEVTPEGNGITLEDEMMKVTTNMMDYQAATSLYQKSIRILRVAMGKNA; from the coding sequence ATGGGCCTCATGGATATGCCCGTCTTTTCGGCTCTGACCGACAAGATGCGTTGGCACCAGACCCGCCAGGGACTGCTCGCCGAAAACGTCGCCAATGCGGATACGCCGAACTACCGCGGCCGTGACCTCAAGCAATACGACTTCAACGAGCGCCAGGGGATGATGGGCTCGTCCGCGGTGTCAACGACCGTGACGCAGCCGATGCACTTTTCGGCTTCGTCGGGCGAGGGCGCGTTTGCAGCGCAGCGTATGGCCAATTTCGAGGTCACACCCGAAGGCAACGGCATCACGCTCGAAGACGAGATGATGAAGGTCACGACCAACATGATGGATTATCAGGCCGCGACCTCGCTGTACCAGAAATCCATCCGCATCCTGCGGGTCGCGATGGGCAAGAACGCATAA
- a CDS encoding FliO/MopB family protein, whose protein sequence is MQFLTGLFGGSGNTILTVVFALGIVLVLIVLAVWLLKWISSLSGNAVRGRNKRLAVVDTLSLDQKRQLVIIRRDDVEHLILVGGPQDLVVESGIEVEDVPVATAPSRRPLPTIARQRPAEPLATVPPVPAPQPQAPVKAPPPEAAPGTLLAELQKSGHPGDRKARVSLRQTGLLRPVTEKTATQSVQNPDAATGQRADSAKEFGNDTASEGNAVEHHDGDQANRN, encoded by the coding sequence GTGCAATTTCTCACCGGCCTGTTTGGCGGCAGCGGCAACACCATTCTTACAGTGGTCTTCGCACTGGGCATCGTCCTGGTGCTCATCGTGCTGGCCGTCTGGCTTCTGAAGTGGATCTCCAGTCTTTCGGGCAACGCCGTGCGCGGCCGCAACAAGCGGCTGGCCGTCGTCGACACGCTGTCGCTGGACCAGAAGCGGCAACTGGTGATCATCCGGCGCGACGATGTCGAGCACCTGATCCTTGTCGGTGGCCCGCAGGACCTTGTCGTCGAAAGCGGCATCGAGGTCGAGGACGTCCCGGTAGCGACTGCCCCCTCCCGCCGCCCCCTTCCCACGATCGCCCGCCAGCGCCCGGCTGAACCACTGGCCACAGTACCGCCGGTTCCGGCCCCTCAGCCCCAGGCTCCAGTGAAAGCCCCCCCTCCCGAGGCGGCGCCGGGAACCCTTCTCGCCGAACTCCAGAAGTCCGGGCACCCTGGCGACCGCAAGGCCCGGGTCTCCCTCCGTCAGACTGGCCTGCTGCGTCCCGTGACCGAGAAAACCGCGACGCAATCCGTGCAAAACCCCGATGCCGCGACCGGCCAGCGGGCCGACTCAGCTAAAGAGTTTGGCAACGACACGGCGAGCGAAGGCAACGCGGTTGAGCATCACGACGGAGACCAGGCCAACCGGAACTGA
- the fliP gene encoding flagellar type III secretion system pore protein FliP (The bacterial flagellar biogenesis protein FliP forms a type III secretion system (T3SS)-type pore required for flagellar assembly.), which yields MSITTETRPTGTDPARRPRWRRYLPLVTAAGFLILWTSGAFAQDLSIDFGDDATLTERAVQLIGLITLLSLAPSILVMVTSFTRIVVVLSLLRTAIGLQTAPPNTVMVSLALFLTAFIMQPTLQASYDQGIAPLMAGQIEFAEAFDASAAPLHEFMRANVRDKDLELFFDLTEAEVPAEPEAIPLQLLVPAFIISELRRAFEIGFLLFLPFVVIDMVVASVLMSMGMMMLPPVVISLPFKLIFFVLVDGWYLVAGSLVRSFTS from the coding sequence TTGAGCATCACGACGGAGACCAGGCCAACCGGAACTGATCCGGCGCGACGCCCGCGCTGGCGTCGTTACCTGCCGCTCGTCACCGCCGCAGGGTTCCTGATCCTCTGGACCAGCGGCGCCTTCGCGCAGGATCTTTCGATCGATTTCGGTGATGACGCGACGCTGACCGAGCGCGCCGTCCAGCTCATCGGCCTGATCACACTGCTCTCGCTCGCGCCCTCCATCCTGGTGATGGTGACGAGCTTCACCCGCATCGTGGTCGTCCTGTCGCTGTTGCGCACGGCGATCGGCCTGCAGACTGCGCCCCCGAACACAGTGATGGTGTCGCTGGCCCTGTTTCTGACAGCTTTCATCATGCAGCCGACGCTGCAGGCCAGTTACGACCAGGGTATCGCGCCGCTGATGGCTGGTCAGATCGAGTTCGCCGAAGCCTTTGATGCCAGCGCCGCACCGCTGCACGAATTCATGCGCGCCAACGTCCGCGACAAGGATCTCGAACTTTTCTTCGACCTGACGGAAGCCGAAGTACCGGCCGAACCCGAGGCCATTCCGCTGCAACTGCTGGTACCGGCCTTCATCATTTCCGAATTGCGGCGAGCCTTCGAAATCGGCTTCCTGCTGTTCCTGCCCTTCGTGGTCATCGATATGGTCGTGGCGTCCGTGCTCATGAGCATGGGCATGATGATGCTGCCGCCAGTGGTGATTTCCCTGCCCTTCAAGCTGATCTTCTTCGTGCTCGTGGACGGCTGGTACCTTGTGGCGGGCTCGCTTGTGCGAAGTTTCACGAGCTAG
- a CDS encoding MotE family protein yields MTKIRLLPIVILAISALLVLKTLGLVTNGGYVLSGVAIARAAGGGSGSGHGAAAAPGETITLPGEPTIEDSSPTVSDGTPTLGEAPASGGHGAPAAAGHGAPAAAEGGHDAPAPEDGAHDAPVGAAGTPATGEGGQPTNIVAEENACAPRPVSEETEADTSEGELVVLPADCPPLADAVPQLLTPEGAQPLGGGEGSLTEQALLERLSDRRTDLDTYEQELAMRASLVEAAEKRLEERQQALSAIEAQIAGLVEQRKEMEEGQFAGIVAMYETMKPRDAANIFNALDIEVLLRVAKMMSPRKMAPILAEMDTARAQELTVRMASASNDPLDQMAPEDLAALPQIVGQ; encoded by the coding sequence GTGACCAAAATTCGCCTGCTGCCGATCGTCATTCTCGCGATTTCCGCGCTCCTGGTCCTCAAGACCCTGGGCCTGGTGACCAATGGGGGCTATGTGCTCTCCGGCGTGGCGATCGCGCGGGCAGCCGGCGGCGGGTCGGGTTCAGGGCATGGCGCGGCTGCTGCGCCCGGAGAGACAATCACTCTGCCCGGCGAACCAACCATCGAAGATTCCAGTCCCACTGTCAGCGACGGCACCCCGACGCTGGGTGAGGCTCCCGCCAGTGGCGGCCATGGAGCGCCTGCAGCGGCCGGCCACGGTGCCCCGGCAGCTGCCGAAGGCGGGCATGATGCTCCGGCGCCGGAGGACGGCGCGCATGACGCTCCCGTTGGTGCCGCCGGAACTCCAGCGACAGGCGAGGGCGGGCAGCCGACCAATATCGTTGCCGAAGAAAATGCCTGTGCGCCGCGCCCGGTATCCGAGGAGACGGAAGCCGATACCAGCGAAGGTGAACTGGTCGTGCTGCCGGCCGATTGTCCGCCCCTGGCGGACGCCGTGCCGCAACTGCTGACGCCCGAGGGCGCTCAGCCCCTTGGGGGCGGCGAAGGCTCTCTGACCGAGCAGGCCTTGCTTGAACGCCTGTCGGATCGCCGCACGGACCTCGACACCTACGAGCAGGAACTGGCGATGCGCGCGTCGCTGGTTGAAGCCGCCGAGAAGCGCCTCGAGGAACGTCAACAGGCCCTCAGCGCCATCGAGGCGCAAATCGCGGGGCTGGTCGAGCAGCGCAAGGAAATGGAAGAAGGGCAGTTCGCGGGCATCGTCGCTATGTACGAGACCATGAAGCCGCGTGACGCTGCCAATATATTCAACGCGCTCGATATCGAGGTGCTGTTGCGCGTCGCCAAGATGATGAGCCCGCGGAAGATGGCGCCGATCCTGGCAGAAATGGATACGGCCCGAGCGCAGGAACTCACTGTGCGCATGGCGTCCGCGTCGAACGATCCGCTCGACCAGATGGCTCCGGAAGACCTCGCAGCACTGCCGCAAATCGTTGGACAATAG